The genomic window GGCCCGCGCGGGCGCTGCCGGTGCCCACGTCGATGCCCAGAAAGATCGGATCGCTCATTCCCGCCCCCTGCTAGAGATCGACGCTGTTGGGCAGGATCACCAGATCGCGGATCACCACGCCGCGCGGCCGCGTCAGCATGAACATCACCGCCTCGGCCACCTCGGTGGGCTGCATCAGCGACCCGTTGGCCAGGGCTTCCTCCATCTTGGCCTTGGGCCAATCGTCCAGCAGGGCGGTGACCACCGGTCCGGGCAGGACCGCGCCCATGCGGATGCCATGCGGCGCCACCTGCCGCCGGGTCGCGTGCAGGAACGCCTGTACCGCGAATTTCGAGGCGGTATAGACCGGCTCCCACACCACGGGCACAACGCCCGCCACCGACGAGGTGAAGATCACGTCGCCGGTCTTGCGTTCGATCATGCCGGGCAGCACCGCCCGGACGCTGCGAAAGGCGGCGTTGACGTTCAGGTTCAGCATGCGGTCCCAGGCATCCGGGTCGCCCTCGGCCGCCGGGCCGCCGACATAGGCGCCGGCATTGGCGTGCAGAATGTCGATCGGCCCGACCATCTCGGCGACGCGCGCGGCGATCGCATCGACCTGCGGCCCGTCCAGCAGATCGACCACCAGCGGATGCGCGTTCGGGCCGATCTCGGCGCACAGTTCCTCAAGCCGCCCTGCGGCGCGGTCGATCAGCACCACCTGCGCCCCGGCCCGGGCCATCGCCCGCGCGCATTCCAGCCCGATGCCCGATGCCGCGCCGGTGACCGCCGCGACCTTGCCGGTCAGTTCCATTGCCATGTCCTTGTCCTTTCTATGCGCGGCCGTGGCTTGCCCCGACTGGCGCGCCAGCGAATCCACGATCACCGCCACCGCCAGCACCGCGCCCGTGATCATGTAGCGCAGCGACGAGCTGAGGTTCAGCAGCGTCAGCCCGTTCGAGATTGCCTGGATCACGATCACCCCCAGCAGCGCCGACCAGGCCGAGCCGCGCCCCCCGAAGAGCGAGGTTCCCCCGATCACCGCCGCCGCGATCGCGTTCAGGTTCACATCCCCCGTGCCCGCCTGCTGGCTCGAGGAAGCCAGCCGCGATGCCGCCAGCATGCCGCCAAAGGCCGCCAGCGTCGAACACAGCATGAAGGCCGAAATGCGGATGCGATGCACATTGATGCCCGAACGACGCGCCGCCTCGCGGTTGCCGCCGACGGCAAACATCGCCCGGCCCCATTTCGTGCGCGTCAGCGCATAGTTCATCGCCACCACCAGCGCCACGAACAGCCCGAACATCCACGGAATCCCGCGGCCCTGGTTCAGGTAATGGGCCGCCGCCAGCAGCAGCAGCGTCAGGAGGCCCGCCTTGGCCAGCAGCACCGACATGCCGCCGGGGTTGGACAGGTTGACCGCGGCGCGCCGCCGCATCCGGTCGATGCCCAGCCACAACATCACCGCCCCGGGCGCAACTGCCAGCAGATAGCTGAGCCAGGCGGGCATGACGTGGATCTGGCCGAAACGGACCAGGAACGACGAATAGGGCAGGTTGATCGACCCGGTCGAGCCCAGCAGATACAGCTGCAACCCCAGCATCGCCAACAGCCCCGCCAGCGTAGAGACAAAGCTGGGCATGCCGAAACGGTTCAGCAGCGTCGCATAGACCAGCCCCATGAAGGCGCCGGTGCCCAGAGCCACCAGGATCGCCACGGGCGCGGGCAGGCCCATCTTGACCCACATCACCCCCAGGATGGCCGAGGCCAGCCCGCTCATCGAGCCGACGGACAGGTCGATCTCGCCCAGGATCAGCACGCAGACGATGCCCAGCGAGATGCAGCCCACGGCGGCGGCATCGAACAGCAGGTTGGCCAGGTTGTTCGGGGCGACAAACACCGGGTTCAGCGACCAGAACACGGTCGCGATCAGCACTAGGCCGACGATCACCGGCAACATGCCCAGATCGCCCGAGCGCACGCGGTCGACAAAGGCCCGGATCGCGCCGGGAATACCTTCGTCATGGCGGACGCGGCTGTCGGATCGGTCCAGCGCGGTGGGTTGGTTCGGATCGCTCATGTCCGGTCTCCTGCAGGTTCCAGCTTGCG from Paracoccus sp. SMMA_5_TC includes these protein-coding regions:
- a CDS encoding SDR family oxidoreductase, which codes for MAMELTGKVAAVTGAASGIGLECARAMARAGAQVVLIDRAAGRLEELCAEIGPNAHPLVVDLLDGPQVDAIAARVAEMVGPIDILHANAGAYVGGPAAEGDPDAWDRMLNLNVNAAFRSVRAVLPGMIERKTGDVIFTSSVAGVVPVVWEPVYTASKFAVQAFLHATRRQVAPHGIRMGAVLPGPVVTALLDDWPKAKMEEALANGSLMQPTEVAEAVMFMLTRPRGVVIRDLVILPNSVDL